The Virgibacillus sp. MSP4-1 genome has a segment encoding these proteins:
- a CDS encoding LytTR family DNA-binding domain-containing protein — translation MEKLTMDSLLDVFGELFSDEVSIAISNTREYIYYRPSKRIDLKIKPGDPIKQGTIADKAFQSRQKVSEFIDRNVFGIPYHGMAVPYFDNEQIAGCVTAIYPALTEGKSVITVKSQDGWKPIPFHDVMFVEVRDRKTYVYSDEFAGTHNKALQEFEYILPREIFIRCHRSFIVNVHHIREIFPDTHSTFVLEMKNGATIPVSQSYSSYFRKLLGF, via the coding sequence ATGGAGAAGCTGACAATGGATTCATTATTAGATGTTTTTGGAGAGCTTTTTTCCGATGAAGTATCCATTGCGATATCCAATACAAGAGAATATATATATTATCGTCCCAGTAAACGAATCGATTTAAAAATCAAACCAGGGGACCCGATTAAACAGGGGACCATTGCTGATAAAGCCTTTCAATCCAGGCAAAAAGTTTCAGAATTTATAGATCGTAATGTTTTTGGTATCCCTTATCATGGTATGGCTGTTCCATATTTCGATAATGAACAGATTGCAGGCTGTGTAACCGCCATCTACCCGGCGCTGACAGAAGGAAAATCGGTCATTACCGTAAAAAGTCAGGATGGATGGAAGCCCATACCTTTTCATGATGTCATGTTCGTAGAGGTGCGGGACCGCAAAACGTATGTCTATTCAGACGAATTTGCCGGAACTCATAATAAAGCATTACAGGAATTTGAGTACATTCTTCCAAGGGAAATTTTTATTCGCTGTCACCGTTCTTTTATAGTAAATGTCCATCATATTCGTGAGATTTTTCCCGACACGCACTCTACATTTGTGCTGGAAATGAAAAATGGTGCAACTATTCCCGTCAGTCAATCATATTCCAGTTATTTCAGAAAACTGTTGGGATTTTAA
- a CDS encoding cytochrome P450 → MASNEEIPHEEGLDHSIALLHEGYLFIKNRADQFKTDLFETRVLGKKVVCMTGPEAAKTFYDSERFQRKWAAPYRIQQSLFGVGAIQGMDGQAHYQRKQQFLSLMDKRSQERLAEMVTNELEHSLSPWEKKKQVRIFKEVKNILCRVACQWASVPVKEEDIHELADDFISMVYAFGRVGPEHWQGRTARNRTEAWMENIIEDVRSGNIEPDESSALYVMAVLKDEKGQFLSAKKAAIELINVLRPIVAISTYITFAAVALHEHPKIKEQLKEHNSRNLERFVNEVRRYYPFGPFLGARVKKDFSWNNYTFKRGTLVLLDIYGMHHDERFWKNPNQFDPNNFKNRDRNDYSYIPQGGGDPGKGHRCPGEGITVEVMKAVVNFLVNNMEYDVPAQDFNYSLDEMPTLPKSGFLITNVKRL, encoded by the coding sequence ATGGCATCTAACGAAGAAATTCCCCATGAGGAGGGGCTGGACCACAGTATTGCTTTACTTCATGAAGGCTATCTGTTCATTAAGAATCGTGCCGACCAATTTAAAACAGATCTATTTGAAACGAGGGTGCTTGGAAAAAAAGTGGTCTGTATGACCGGGCCGGAAGCGGCAAAAACATTTTATGATTCGGAACGTTTCCAGCGTAAGTGGGCAGCTCCTTACCGCATTCAACAATCCCTCTTCGGAGTAGGCGCCATACAGGGAATGGATGGACAAGCTCACTATCAAAGAAAGCAGCAGTTTCTTTCTCTTATGGATAAACGTAGTCAAGAACGATTAGCTGAAATGGTTACAAATGAACTCGAACACTCCCTGTCCCCATGGGAGAAAAAGAAACAGGTTCGAATCTTTAAAGAAGTAAAAAACATTCTATGCCGTGTAGCCTGTCAATGGGCGAGTGTGCCTGTTAAAGAAGAAGACATCCATGAACTTGCTGATGATTTTATATCTATGGTCTATGCTTTCGGTAGAGTAGGTCCTGAGCATTGGCAGGGAAGAACGGCCAGAAATAGAACGGAAGCTTGGATGGAAAATATCATCGAGGATGTACGTTCCGGAAACATAGAGCCAGATGAATCGTCTGCTTTATATGTAATGGCAGTTCTTAAGGATGAAAAAGGTCAGTTTTTGTCTGCTAAAAAAGCTGCCATTGAACTTATAAATGTACTTAGACCCATCGTTGCCATTTCAACCTATATTACCTTTGCGGCTGTAGCTCTTCATGAACACCCTAAGATTAAGGAGCAGCTAAAAGAACACAATAGCAGAAATCTTGAAAGGTTCGTAAATGAAGTCCGGCGCTATTATCCTTTTGGCCCTTTTCTCGGCGCAAGAGTGAAAAAGGACTTTTCCTGGAATAATTATACTTTTAAGAGAGGAACACTTGTTTTATTAGATATTTATGGGATGCATCATGATGAAAGATTTTGGAAAAATCCGAATCAATTTGATCCGAATAACTTTAAAAATCGGGACAGGAATGACTACTCATATATTCCTCAAGGAGGTGGTGATCCGGGAAAAGGACACCGTTGTCCGGGAGAAGGAATAACTGTGGAAGTGATGAAGGCAGTTGTGAACTTTTTAGTAAACAATATGGAATATGATGTACCTGCTCAGGATTTCAATTATTCATTAGATGAGATGCCTACTTTGCCTAAAAGCGGTTTCCTCATAACAAATGTGAAAAGACTATGA
- a CDS encoding GNAT family N-acetyltransferase, with protein sequence MIRELSKADLHACMEFIKKSPAENLFLIGDLEAYGLDEDFQDVWGDFDEQGYFRAVLLRYRQNYIIYAPDSFDRQGIAAIIDQDKREEKMVSGISTIVDQVLSQLIRKPERVRETYYAKCESLNHMQIPDVQVKNAELTDIPRIVELHRNIADFQNRDPEGESIRKDMEEGVSRTFYIEDGEKMVSSAMTTAENSLSAMVIGVCTLDQYKKRGYASACMTALCKELLSEGKHLCLFYDNPEAGKIYKRLGFHDIGKWVMSEFR encoded by the coding sequence TTGATTCGCGAACTGTCAAAAGCAGATCTTCATGCTTGTATGGAATTTATTAAAAAAAGCCCCGCAGAAAATCTTTTTCTGATTGGGGATTTGGAGGCCTATGGTCTTGATGAAGATTTCCAGGATGTCTGGGGTGATTTTGACGAACAGGGATATTTTCGTGCTGTATTATTACGTTATCGCCAAAATTACATTATCTATGCTCCGGATTCTTTTGACAGACAAGGAATCGCGGCTATTATTGATCAGGATAAACGAGAGGAAAAGATGGTCTCAGGTATATCAACTATTGTGGACCAGGTTCTCTCCCAATTAATCCGTAAACCTGAAAGAGTAAGAGAAACCTACTATGCAAAATGTGAGTCCTTAAACCATATGCAAATTCCCGATGTACAAGTGAAAAATGCTGAACTTACGGATATTCCACGTATTGTTGAGCTTCACCGCAATATTGCTGATTTTCAGAATCGTGATCCTGAGGGGGAGAGTATCCGTAAAGATATGGAGGAAGGTGTATCACGTACCTTTTATATTGAAGATGGAGAAAAAATGGTATCTTCTGCAATGACCACCGCAGAAAATAGTCTATCAGCCATGGTCATAGGCGTATGTACTTTGGACCAGTATAAAAAAAGAGGATATGCCAGTGCGTGTATGACAGCTTTATGCAAAGAGCTGTTGAGTGAAGGGAAACATCTATGCCTCTTTTATGATAATCCGGAAGCGGGAAAGATCTATAAACGGTTAGGCTTTCATGATATAGGAAAATGGGTAATGAGTGAGTTCCGATAA
- a CDS encoding DUF3219 family protein — translation MSEIILDDLRIKAESLQQEWILTGDKQLRKVIIDFKVTSDDYHQVTTKLYENDFTVKIPEENLQLQASISKYSTSINNLYHEGEVGDYHLELIEKTN, via the coding sequence ATGTCAGAAATCATACTTGATGATTTAAGAATAAAGGCTGAATCTTTACAACAAGAATGGATTCTAACCGGGGATAAACAGCTTCGTAAAGTTATCATTGATTTCAAAGTAACGAGTGATGATTATCATCAGGTAACAACCAAGCTTTATGAAAATGACTTTACGGTAAAAATCCCTGAAGAAAATCTGCAATTACAGGCTTCGATTTCCAAGTACTCGACCTCCATCAATAATTTATATCATGAAGGTGAGGTTGGGGACTATCACCTGGAATTAATAGAAAAAACAAATTAG
- a CDS encoding ATP-dependent Clp protease ATP-binding subunit, giving the protein MLCDICQQNQAKINVYTQMNNEKKNIKMCTSCFEQEKAKYNIPSGGGMGFPFDDLFKGIGKENGAAFGMKQPTYSQTQSTGGNGVLDQFGRNVTDQARNGNIDPVIGRDKEVERVIEILNRRNKNNPVLIGEAGVGKTAIAEGLALKMAEGDVPSKLLDKEVYVMDVSSLTAGTGVRGSFEERMKSIIQELQSRQNVILFIDEVHQIVGAGSAEGSMDAGNILKPALARGELQVIGATTLKEYRQIEKDPALERRFQPVMVEEPTPEATMEILNGLKSRYEDYHQVKFTDEALEASVKLSDRYIQDRFLPDKAIDLLDEAGSKVNLLSEGTEKTAIQKKINAVRKQKDQATNEERYEDAAKLRDQEAELEKQLEDGKEEAGVVDQAFITSLIEAKTGIPVGKLQENEKEKMKHLEKNLQSKVIGQDEAVQKVAKAIRRSRAGLKSKYRPIGSFLFVGPTGVGKTELSKSLAEEIFGSKDSMIRLDMSEYMEKHSVSKLIGSPPGYVGHDEAGQLTEQVRRNPYSIILLDEIEKAHPDVQHMFLQIMEDGRLTDSQGRTVSFKDAVLIMTSNAGVTDKKVTVGFNTVGEDMEKESHILESLGSYFKPEFLNRFDSIVEFNQLEKDHLLDILDLMLTDVKNQLEEQHINIEIDQAAKEKLIELGYHPAFGARPLRRVIQEQLEDKIADVLLEEEETDQLMVTVKDNEIVVQ; this is encoded by the coding sequence ATGCTTTGTGATATTTGTCAGCAAAATCAAGCAAAGATTAATGTTTATACGCAAATGAATAATGAAAAGAAAAATATTAAAATGTGTACATCATGCTTTGAACAGGAAAAAGCGAAATACAATATTCCATCCGGTGGAGGAATGGGATTCCCATTTGATGATCTATTTAAGGGAATAGGTAAGGAGAATGGAGCAGCCTTTGGTATGAAACAGCCAACTTATTCACAAACACAAAGTACTGGTGGAAATGGTGTTCTTGATCAATTTGGCCGGAATGTGACCGACCAGGCCAGAAACGGTAACATTGATCCGGTAATTGGACGAGACAAAGAAGTTGAACGTGTGATTGAAATCTTAAATAGGCGTAACAAGAATAATCCTGTCCTTATCGGAGAAGCAGGTGTAGGTAAAACAGCGATTGCAGAAGGACTGGCCCTGAAAATGGCAGAAGGAGACGTACCTTCTAAATTATTGGATAAAGAAGTATATGTTATGGATGTATCATCTCTGACTGCTGGCACAGGAGTCAGAGGCTCCTTTGAAGAACGAATGAAATCCATCATTCAGGAGCTGCAATCCCGGCAAAATGTCATTCTGTTTATTGATGAAGTTCACCAGATTGTTGGTGCCGGTTCAGCTGAAGGATCCATGGATGCAGGTAACATCCTGAAACCTGCACTTGCCCGTGGAGAATTGCAGGTAATCGGAGCAACAACCCTGAAAGAATACAGGCAAATTGAAAAAGATCCTGCGCTTGAAAGACGATTCCAGCCAGTAATGGTAGAAGAACCAACGCCTGAGGCAACGATGGAAATATTAAATGGTCTTAAATCCCGTTATGAGGACTATCATCAGGTTAAATTTACCGATGAAGCGTTGGAAGCCAGTGTGAAGCTTTCTGATCGTTATATTCAGGATCGATTCCTCCCGGATAAAGCGATTGATTTGTTAGATGAGGCTGGATCAAAGGTAAATTTACTATCTGAAGGAACAGAAAAAACAGCTATTCAAAAGAAAATAAATGCAGTTCGTAAACAAAAAGATCAGGCAACGAATGAGGAACGTTATGAAGATGCTGCAAAATTACGTGACCAGGAAGCAGAGTTGGAAAAACAGCTTGAAGATGGAAAGGAAGAAGCTGGTGTTGTTGATCAGGCCTTTATCACGAGTCTGATTGAAGCAAAAACAGGTATTCCGGTAGGTAAGCTTCAGGAAAATGAGAAAGAAAAGATGAAGCATCTTGAAAAGAATTTACAGTCAAAAGTCATTGGTCAGGATGAGGCTGTACAAAAAGTGGCCAAAGCGATTCGCCGCAGTCGTGCAGGTTTGAAATCCAAGTATCGTCCAATCGGTTCTTTCCTTTTTGTAGGACCAACCGGTGTAGGTAAAACAGAACTTTCAAAATCACTCGCCGAAGAAATCTTTGGCTCAAAAGATTCCATGATTCGTCTGGACATGAGTGAATATATGGAAAAACACTCGGTCTCAAAACTTATCGGTTCACCTCCTGGCTATGTTGGCCATGATGAAGCCGGGCAATTAACAGAGCAGGTTCGTCGCAACCCATATAGCATTATTCTGCTTGATGAAATTGAAAAAGCACACCCTGATGTGCAGCATATGTTCCTGCAGATTATGGAGGACGGTCGTCTGACAGATAGTCAGGGAAGAACCGTTAGCTTTAAGGATGCTGTATTAATTATGACCAGTAATGCGGGGGTAACAGATAAAAAGGTTACTGTTGGCTTTAATACAGTAGGCGAAGATATGGAAAAGGAAAGTCATATTCTCGAATCTCTTGGTTCTTACTTTAAACCTGAATTCCTTAATCGTTTCGACTCAATCGTAGAGTTTAATCAATTAGAAAAGGATCATCTATTAGATATTCTTGATTTAATGCTTACAGATGTAAAAAATCAGCTTGAGGAACAGCATATCAATATTGAGATTGATCAAGCGGCTAAAGAAAAACTCATTGAGCTTGGCTACCATCCAGCCTTTGGTGCCCGTCCATTGCGCCGGGTAATTCAGGAGCAATTAGAAGATAAAATAGCCGATGTGTTACTTGAAGAGGAAGAAACAGATCAGCTTATGGTCACAGTAAAAGATAATGAAATCGTCGTGCAATAA
- a CDS encoding trimeric intracellular cation channel family protein, with translation MTWEIFNAIGTIAFAISGAIVALEEDYDILGVYVLGMVTAFGGGTTRNLLIGVPVSEIWDQGPLFMMAIFIITIVFLFPSGALKHWGRWGTLTDAIGLSTFAILGAMHATEMNHPLSAIIMAALLTGSGGGIIRDLLAGRKPSVLREDIYGAWAMLAGLLIGIDMVNQTWGLYLLFIAVVTLRMLTVKYGWKLPRRQFTDQKKPHM, from the coding sequence ATGACTTGGGAGATTTTTAATGCGATTGGAACCATAGCTTTTGCTATCAGTGGAGCTATCGTAGCATTGGAAGAGGATTATGATATTTTAGGAGTTTATGTTTTAGGCATGGTTACGGCTTTTGGGGGCGGAACTACCCGAAACCTGTTGATCGGTGTACCAGTATCGGAAATCTGGGATCAGGGGCCACTTTTTATGATGGCTATTTTTATTATAACAATTGTCTTTTTGTTTCCTTCAGGGGCACTGAAACATTGGGGAAGGTGGGGCACACTCACGGATGCCATAGGTCTTTCTACTTTCGCGATCTTAGGTGCCATGCATGCAACAGAAATGAACCATCCTTTAAGTGCAATTATTATGGCTGCATTACTTACAGGAAGTGGTGGCGGGATTATCCGTGATTTACTTGCTGGGAGAAAACCATCTGTACTAAGAGAGGATATTTATGGTGCGTGGGCTATGCTTGCAGGCTTACTGATTGGTATAGATATGGTAAACCAGACATGGGGGCTATACCTCTTGTTTATTGCAGTTGTTACCCTCCGAATGCTTACTGTAAAGTATGGCTGGAAGCTCCCCCGCAGACAGTTTACAGATCAAAAGAAACCTCATATGTAG
- a CDS encoding DUF3889 domain-containing protein: MFINDYYGYGQNIYSFHPYTYHPLPKSQFPAVDAYRQQSIQGQATWTTGGQVTKCGIPWSTNEYMTAAVSQNAPYRCGQMLKITNPNNQREIIVTVVDTVQGYPSNRINLHRRAFEALGVNPQIGVLNIQITPSPQLEQEKWGKYLLEVTQTAYPNYKVTEYQSVEKTSITNNQTREVYDYFLQSPQESITIRGTVVYNPNTDRVVSFDIKEI; this comes from the coding sequence ATGTTTATAAACGACTATTATGGGTATGGGCAAAACATCTACTCGTTTCATCCATATACGTACCATCCGCTTCCGAAATCGCAGTTTCCAGCTGTGGACGCATATAGACAGCAAAGCATACAGGGGCAGGCTACCTGGACAACGGGGGGGCAGGTTACCAAGTGTGGGATTCCATGGTCTACTAATGAATATATGACGGCAGCTGTCAGTCAGAATGCCCCATACCGCTGTGGTCAAATGTTAAAAATTACAAATCCCAATAATCAACGGGAGATTATCGTAACTGTAGTGGATACTGTTCAAGGATATCCATCTAATCGTATTAATCTTCACAGGAGAGCCTTTGAAGCTTTAGGGGTAAATCCTCAGATAGGTGTTCTGAACATTCAAATAACGCCTTCACCTCAACTGGAACAGGAAAAATGGGGAAAGTATCTGTTAGAAGTAACGCAGACGGCCTATCCTAACTATAAAGTAACCGAATATCAATCCGTGGAAAAAACATCGATAACGAATAATCAAACGAGAGAAGTGTATGATTATTTTTTACAGTCTCCGCAGGAATCGATAACCATTCGTGGTACTGTTGTCTATAACCCAAACACAGACCGTGTTGTGTCGTTTGATATAAAGGAAATTTAG
- a CDS encoding redoxin domain-containing protein, protein MHQNLDKLEDLNLNVDTYIISKDTVEEQKILYDEIKRVFGKSLPILADPELKVIDQMGMKNGDIAYRGYGMMDSDGNVIFQTKNDHWGEQLNQTLNEIEEEYQNFMSE, encoded by the coding sequence TTGCACCAGAATTTAGACAAGCTGGAGGACCTTAACCTGAACGTTGATACTTATATTATAAGTAAGGATACGGTTGAGGAACAGAAGATATTATACGATGAAATTAAACGAGTGTTTGGCAAAAGCCTCCCCATTCTTGCCGATCCTGAGTTAAAAGTGATTGACCAAATGGGTATGAAGAACGGCGATATTGCTTATCGTGGCTATGGAATGATGGATTCGGACGGAAATGTTATTTTTCAAACGAAGAATGACCATTGGGGCGAGCAATTGAATCAGACATTAAATGAAATAGAAGAAGAATATCAGAACTTTATGAGTGAATAA
- a CDS encoding ring-cleaving dioxygenase — MNGIKGMHHVTAITSSAEKNYEFFTYILGMRLVKKTVNQDDIQTYHLFFADDEGNPGTDMTFFDFPGIPKGTHGTNEIFKTSFRVPSDKALEYWEKRFERLKVKHSGIKEQFGVSTLSFVDFDDQQYQLVSDENLDGVKAGIPWQKGPVPLEYAITGLGPIHVRVDNFDYFKKMMETVLQFKEIDQDGSLHLFEVGEGGNGARVIVEYNPILPQARQGFGTVHHAAFRVEDRDVLEEWIERMAKFGFRTSGYVNRFFFESLYANVAPQILFEFATDGPGFMGDEPYETLGEKLSLPPFLEAKREEIEDMVRPIDTVRSTKTFEKEYE, encoded by the coding sequence ATGAATGGAATAAAAGGCATGCACCATGTCACAGCCATTACCAGCAGTGCGGAGAAAAACTATGAATTCTTCACCTATATCCTGGGGATGCGACTGGTCAAGAAAACAGTGAATCAGGATGATATTCAAACCTATCATTTATTTTTTGCCGACGATGAAGGCAATCCAGGTACGGATATGACATTTTTTGATTTTCCCGGGATTCCGAAGGGTACGCATGGAACAAATGAAATTTTTAAAACATCCTTCCGTGTACCGAGTGATAAAGCATTGGAATATTGGGAAAAAAGGTTTGAAAGACTTAAAGTAAAGCATTCAGGAATTAAAGAACAATTCGGTGTTAGCACCCTATCTTTTGTTGATTTTGACGATCAGCAATACCAGTTGGTTTCAGACGAAAATCTTGATGGGGTGAAGGCGGGCATTCCGTGGCAAAAAGGACCTGTCCCATTAGAATATGCGATTACAGGCTTAGGGCCCATACATGTTCGGGTCGATAACTTTGACTACTTTAAAAAAATGATGGAAACAGTGCTCCAGTTTAAAGAAATTGATCAGGATGGTTCCCTGCATTTGTTTGAAGTGGGTGAAGGTGGAAACGGTGCCCGGGTTATTGTAGAATATAATCCAATTCTTCCACAGGCAAGACAGGGGTTTGGTACCGTACACCATGCAGCTTTTCGCGTGGAAGATCGTGATGTATTGGAAGAGTGGATTGAACGGATGGCTAAGTTTGGCTTTCGGACATCTGGATACGTTAACCGTTTCTTCTTTGAATCATTGTATGCGAATGTGGCACCGCAGATTTTGTTTGAATTTGCAACAGATGGCCCAGGTTTTATGGGCGATGAACCATATGAAACTTTAGGGGAAAAGTTATCTTTACCACCATTTTTAGAGGCAAAACGGGAAGAAATTGAAGACATGGTACGACCGATTGATACAGTAAGAAGTACAAAAACATTTGAAAAGGAATATGAATAA
- a CDS encoding nuclease-related domain-containing protein: protein MPFLKLFGKKEQIKSKKNDTNQKQIKQNKDQKRIASRKGELGEYKINIELDQLPKEFKYLSDIMIKNPRSKSGYSQIDHIILSPYGIFVLETKNYQGTIYGGRKRKTWSVNGNFKMMNPFYQNYGHIKALKNIIDPGFHNHFISLVSFTKRCTFKIEPELRKISSDELIIYDLELSEFINRKVRSLKRLHSEPILSEIDIKEIYETLSQENITDSSLRELHVQSLQSNKSPDKQYKCVICQKKVSEKVKNYCLMNDRFNGKVFCYEHQKQIKN from the coding sequence ATGCCATTTTTAAAGCTTTTTGGAAAAAAAGAACAAATAAAGTCAAAAAAGAACGATACAAATCAAAAACAGATAAAACAAAATAAAGACCAAAAGAGGATTGCATCCCGTAAAGGTGAATTAGGAGAATACAAGATTAATATTGAATTGGACCAACTTCCTAAAGAGTTTAAGTACTTGAGTGACATTATGATTAAAAATCCGCGTTCGAAGTCAGGGTATTCTCAAATCGATCATATTATTCTATCTCCATATGGAATCTTTGTTCTGGAAACCAAAAACTATCAAGGGACCATTTACGGAGGACGAAAGCGTAAAACGTGGTCTGTTAATGGGAACTTTAAAATGATGAATCCATTTTATCAAAATTACGGTCATATTAAGGCGTTAAAGAATATTATTGATCCTGGATTCCATAATCATTTTATTTCATTGGTTTCCTTTACAAAAAGATGTACATTTAAAATAGAGCCTGAATTACGAAAGATATCATCAGATGAACTGATTATTTATGACTTGGAATTGTCTGAATTTATAAATCGCAAAGTCAGAAGCTTAAAACGTCTGCACAGTGAACCAATACTCTCAGAAATAGATATAAAAGAAATATATGAAACCTTAAGCCAGGAAAATATCACGGATTCATCATTAAGAGAACTGCATGTACAGAGCCTGCAATCAAACAAGAGCCCTGATAAACAGTATAAATGTGTGATTTGTCAGAAGAAGGTTTCAGAAAAAGTGAAGAATTACTGTCTGATGAATGACCGTTTTAATGGGAAGGTTTTTTGCTACGAACATCAAAAACAGATCAAAAATTAA
- a CDS encoding GNAT family N-acetyltransferase: MDIKFESMTEDMYSDYIEQSITQFAEESVRAGNLDKTQALKKAEDQFSKLLPDGLNTENHQLLSIFHNNRHIGMLWLHIKWTHLGKEAFIYDFLINEDFRGKGMGKKSMSALDTYAHKVGLKKISLHVFAHNQRAVHLYQKMGYEFTNHHMARYF, translated from the coding sequence ATGGATATTAAGTTCGAGTCTATGACAGAAGATATGTATTCTGACTATATTGAACAGTCTATCACACAATTTGCAGAAGAATCAGTAAGAGCAGGGAATTTAGACAAGACGCAGGCATTGAAGAAAGCAGAAGATCAATTCAGTAAGTTACTACCAGATGGGTTAAACACAGAAAACCATCAGTTATTGTCTATTTTCCACAATAACAGACATATCGGGATGTTATGGTTACATATTAAATGGACCCATTTAGGTAAAGAAGCATTTATCTATGACTTTTTAATTAACGAAGATTTCCGTGGAAAGGGAATGGGAAAAAAGAGTATGAGTGCGTTAGATACTTATGCACATAAAGTTGGATTAAAGAAGATCAGCCTGCATGTATTTGCTCATAATCAACGAGCTGTACATCTATATCAAAAGATGGGCTATGAATTTACGAACCACCATATGGCAAGGTATTTTTAG
- a CDS encoding NAD(P)/FAD-dependent oxidoreductase encodes MMTTKKLTKLLRPEQAEIVLVNKHNYHYQTTWLHQVAAGTINQNQVRMMISDVIDTKHRVNLIQDSVLEIKKDEKTVVLENGELQYDILVVGLGFESATFGITGMKENAFAIQTIDSSRLIYDHIEYQFSRYKNEEGNKEELLTILVGGSGFTGIEFVGELTESVKNLCRKYDIPRYKARIINVEAAPSILPGFDEELVTYAKSSLEARGVEFRTGTMIKECKEDGFVVGEGEEIKAGTVVWTGGVQANSILGKSGFEITKGRVTVNSDLRAPGYRDIFILGDCAWVMDKENDRPYPPNAQNAMQQADTAAQNIASLIYGGAMQEYKFENKGTVASLGGSEAIGTVFDRQLFGKPAKTMKNVVDNRYLFMLGGPGLVLKKGKLSLF; translated from the coding sequence ATGATGACAACAAAAAAATTAACCAAGCTCCTACGTCCAGAACAAGCAGAAATTGTACTCGTCAATAAACATAATTATCACTATCAAACCACCTGGCTGCATCAGGTAGCAGCAGGAACGATTAATCAGAATCAGGTTCGTATGATGATCAGTGATGTCATTGATACGAAACACCGGGTTAACCTTATCCAGGATTCTGTACTTGAGATTAAAAAGGATGAGAAAACAGTCGTACTTGAGAATGGCGAATTACAGTATGATATTCTTGTTGTAGGACTCGGGTTTGAGAGTGCTACTTTTGGCATAACAGGAATGAAAGAAAACGCATTTGCTATTCAGACCATTGACTCCAGTCGTTTAATTTACGACCATATTGAGTATCAATTCTCCCGTTATAAGAATGAAGAAGGAAATAAAGAGGAACTGCTGACAATTTTAGTAGGCGGTTCTGGGTTTACCGGAATTGAGTTTGTTGGTGAGCTTACTGAAAGCGTTAAAAACCTGTGCCGAAAATATGATATTCCTCGTTATAAGGCACGTATCATCAATGTGGAGGCTGCACCAAGTATTTTGCCAGGCTTTGATGAAGAATTGGTTACCTATGCTAAATCATCTTTGGAGGCACGTGGTGTAGAATTCAGAACAGGCACAATGATTAAAGAGTGCAAAGAGGATGGATTTGTCGTAGGAGAAGGTGAAGAGATTAAAGCCGGAACTGTGGTATGGACCGGTGGTGTACAAGCGAATTCTATTCTTGGAAAATCAGGCTTTGAAATTACAAAAGGCAGAGTAACAGTTAATAGTGACCTTCGTGCCCCAGGATACAGAGATATCTTTATTTTGGGTGATTGTGCCTGGGTAATGGATAAAGAAAATGATCGTCCTTATCCGCCAAATGCACAAAATGCCATGCAGCAGGCAGATACAGCAGCACAGAATATTGCTTCTTTAATTTATGGTGGAGCTATGCAGGAATATAAATTCGAAAACAAGGGGACAGTCGCATCCCTTGGAGGTTCTGAAGCCATTGGAACTGTATTTGATCGTCAGTTATTCGGAAAACCGGCAAAAACGATGAAAAATGTTGTCGATAACCGTTACTTATTCATGCTCGGCGGCCCGGGCCTTGTACTTAAAAAAGGTAAGCTTAGTCTCTTTTAA